The Aurantiacibacter gangjinensis genome includes a region encoding these proteins:
- a CDS encoding DUF1674 domain-containing protein — protein MKRATKRPEGFTKPAHWTNDPPPKPEANEVDEDLSPTRYGDWVHKGIAIDF, from the coding sequence ATGAAACGCGCGACCAAACGCCCCGAAGGCTTCACGAAGCCCGCCCACTGGACCAACGACCCGCCGCCCAAGCCGGAAGCGAATGAGGTGGACGAAGATCTCAGCCCCACCCGCTATGGCGACTGGGTGCACAAGGGGATCGCCATCGATTTCTGA
- a CDS encoding RsmB/NOP family class I SAM-dependent RNA methyltransferase, giving the protein MAPKTGKTPGLPPRRAALKMLDAVLRRGDTLEQAGGAANGLPAHSDRALARAIASEVLRWLVDLDALIDSATKEPLPDDAKPRTVLRMMLAQWLRLDTPPHAVVATALPLLTGGPKRLAHGVFATLTRQEAQLPDHPTLPVQVAERWADRAEAIAKGLAVPPPLDLMLKDSGAGPGMEGISLAPGHLRLPRGANVSDLPGYDGGDWWVQDLAATLPARLLGEGKGRRVLDLAAAPGGKTMQLAAAGWDVTALDVHPTRMMRLRENLSRTRLDAHTVIADALEWHPDAPFDAILLDAPCTATGTCRRHPDVIHRIGPRHIAEMADLQRRLLERASGWVKPGGTLVYATCSLEREEGEEVAATCTLTPSPIAASELPAGFQATDAGHVRTDPGMLAEHGGLDGFFVARFTA; this is encoded by the coding sequence ATGGCCCCCAAAACAGGAAAGACCCCCGGACTGCCCCCGCGCCGCGCGGCGCTGAAGATGCTCGATGCCGTTTTGAGGCGTGGCGATACGCTGGAACAGGCGGGCGGCGCGGCGAACGGACTGCCCGCCCATTCCGACCGCGCATTGGCGCGCGCGATTGCGAGCGAGGTGCTGCGCTGGCTGGTCGATCTCGACGCGCTGATCGACAGCGCCACGAAGGAGCCTCTGCCGGACGATGCCAAGCCGCGCACGGTGCTGCGCATGATGCTGGCCCAATGGCTGCGGCTGGATACGCCGCCCCATGCCGTGGTCGCCACCGCATTGCCGCTGCTGACCGGCGGACCGAAGCGGCTGGCGCACGGCGTATTCGCCACGCTCACCCGGCAGGAGGCGCAGCTGCCCGACCATCCGACCTTGCCGGTGCAGGTGGCGGAGCGTTGGGCCGACCGGGCAGAGGCAATCGCCAAGGGCCTCGCCGTGCCACCGCCGCTCGACCTGATGCTGAAAGACTCCGGCGCCGGTCCGGGCATGGAGGGTATCAGCCTCGCACCGGGCCATCTGCGCCTGCCGCGCGGCGCCAATGTCAGCGACTTGCCGGGCTACGATGGGGGCGATTGGTGGGTGCAGGATCTCGCTGCCACGCTCCCGGCGCGCCTGCTGGGCGAAGGCAAGGGTCGCCGCGTGCTGGACCTTGCCGCGGCACCGGGCGGCAAGACGATGCAACTGGCCGCCGCCGGATGGGATGTCACCGCGCTGGATGTGCATCCCACCCGCATGATGCGGCTGCGGGAGAACCTTTCGCGCACACGGCTCGATGCGCATACCGTGATTGCCGATGCGCTGGAATGGCATCCGGACGCGCCCTTCGATGCGATCCTGCTCGACGCACCCTGCACGGCGACGGGCACCTGTCGCCGCCATCCCGACGTGATCCACCGTATCGGCCCGCGTCATATCGCCGAGATGGCCGACCTTCAGCGCCGCCTGCTGGAGCGAGCATCGGGCTGGGTGAAGCCCGGCGGTACGCTGGTCTACGCCACCTGTTCGCTGGAACGCGAGGAAGGTGAGGAGGTCGCTGCCACCTGCACGCTGACGCCATCGCCCATTGCGGCGAGCGAGCTGCCTGCCGGCTTTCAAGCGACCGACGCAGGCCATGTCCGCACCGATCCCGGCATGCTGGCTGAGCATGGCGGGCTGGACGGATTTTTCGTCGCGCGCTTCACCGCCTGA
- the msrA gene encoding peptide-methionine (S)-S-oxide reductase yields MMSETAIVAGGCFWCTEAVFKDVIGVESVESGYIGGHVENPSYKDVCNGTTGHAEGVKVTFDSDTVTLPEIYDMFMGTHDPSQLNRQGNDVGTQYRSAIFPLSDEQRAEAEAAIARWNDSHDQTAVTTIESGEWYPAEDYHQEYWEGEGQRNPYCMAVIPPKLMKLRKSFADKVKS; encoded by the coding sequence ATGATGAGCGAGACTGCGATTGTTGCCGGCGGATGTTTTTGGTGCACAGAAGCGGTGTTCAAGGATGTGATCGGCGTGGAAAGCGTGGAAAGCGGCTATATCGGCGGCCATGTCGAGAACCCGAGCTACAAGGATGTGTGCAACGGCACGACCGGCCACGCCGAGGGCGTTAAAGTGACCTTCGATTCCGATACCGTCACCCTGCCCGAAATCTACGACATGTTCATGGGCACGCACGATCCCAGCCAGCTCAACCGGCAGGGCAACGATGTCGGCACGCAATATCGCAGCGCGATCTTCCCGCTGTCGGACGAGCAGCGCGCCGAAGCCGAAGCGGCCATCGCGCGGTGGAATGACAGCCACGACCAGACCGCCGTCACCACGATCGAGAGCGGCGAGTGGTATCCGGCAGAGGACTACCACCAGGAGTATTGGGAAGGCGAAGGCCAGCGAAACCCGTACTGCATGGCCGTGATCCCGCCCAAGCTGATGAAGCTGCGCAAGAGCTTCGCCGACAAAGTGAAATCGTAA
- a CDS encoding class I SAM-dependent methyltransferase: MRFAPIFAAAAIAIAAPAAAHDGHPDLATVLADDRRDDDRARDQFRHPAETLDFFQIEADMTVAEYGPGGGWYTRVLAPWISPHGRYIGFQRPSAPNDEGVTWADRFTAAVVEAGLADEGYVTAFDTDNVPEDVAGTVDRVVIFRSLHGLMNGNQSDEVLRAVYTMLADDGMVGVVQHRAPEAASYEDSNGSRGYLRQSDVVRLFELHGFELYAQSDINANVNDPADWPRGVWTLPPTFALGDEDRARYEAIGESDRMTLLFRKRD, from the coding sequence ATGCGTTTCGCCCCTATTTTCGCCGCCGCTGCCATAGCCATCGCCGCCCCTGCCGCCGCGCATGACGGGCACCCCGATCTGGCCACGGTGCTGGCAGACGACCGCCGCGACGATGATCGTGCGCGCGACCAGTTCCGCCATCCGGCGGAGACACTGGACTTCTTCCAGATCGAGGCGGACATGACGGTCGCCGAATATGGCCCCGGCGGCGGCTGGTACACCCGCGTCCTCGCCCCGTGGATATCCCCCCATGGCCGCTATATCGGTTTCCAGCGCCCGTCCGCGCCCAATGATGAAGGCGTGACATGGGCCGATCGTTTCACCGCCGCCGTGGTGGAAGCCGGCCTTGCCGATGAAGGCTATGTCACCGCATTCGATACCGACAATGTGCCAGAGGACGTGGCCGGAACGGTCGACCGCGTGGTCATCTTCCGCTCGCTACACGGGCTGATGAACGGCAACCAGTCGGACGAGGTGCTGCGCGCCGTCTATACCATGCTGGCGGATGACGGCATGGTCGGCGTCGTCCAGCACCGTGCGCCCGAAGCAGCGAGCTACGAAGACAGCAATGGCTCGCGCGGTTATCTGCGCCAGTCCGATGTCGTGCGCCTGTTCGAGCTCCACGGTTTCGAACTCTATGCCCAGTCCGACATCAATGCGAATGTGAACGACCCGGCAGACTGGCCGCGCGGCGTCTGGACCCTGCCGCCGACCTTCGCGCTGGGTGACGAGGACCGGGCGCGCTACGAAGCCATCGGTGAGAGCGACCGCATGACGCTGCTTTTCCGCAAGCGGGACTGA
- a CDS encoding SIMPL domain-containing protein, with protein MKRQMKFGAVMTGALALSACGDTVYDPRGVEKSETLLSVSATGQADTRPDEARFTAGVQNWARDAAAASAETQEDIDEIVAALREMGVAEEDIQTSTVNVQRIDWGDRRGQFQASNTLTVRVRDIDQAGAAVTAVTAVGANIVSGPELRLSDPEAAANSAYANAYAAARARADAYAEAAGMEVSRVLYIRDAGGSQGNRYFQGAQATAVDAAGYRPPPPPVSPPPPVNLQVSPESMQEGGATIMPGQTTSAVTVQVDFALVEQ; from the coding sequence ATGAAAAGGCAGATGAAATTCGGTGCCGTCATGACGGGCGCGCTGGCGCTGAGCGCGTGCGGCGACACGGTCTACGACCCGCGCGGGGTCGAGAAATCCGAAACGTTATTGTCGGTCAGCGCGACCGGTCAGGCCGATACCCGGCCCGATGAAGCGCGCTTTACCGCAGGGGTACAGAACTGGGCGCGCGATGCCGCCGCCGCTTCTGCCGAAACGCAGGAGGATATCGACGAGATCGTCGCCGCCCTGCGCGAAATGGGCGTGGCGGAGGAGGACATCCAGACCAGCACGGTCAATGTCCAGCGCATCGACTGGGGGGACCGGCGCGGCCAGTTCCAGGCGTCCAACACCCTCACCGTGCGCGTGCGCGACATCGACCAGGCGGGCGCTGCGGTGACAGCGGTGACGGCGGTCGGCGCGAATATCGTCTCCGGCCCCGAATTGCGTCTCTCCGACCCGGAAGCTGCCGCCAATTCCGCCTATGCCAATGCCTATGCCGCGGCCCGCGCACGGGCGGATGCCTATGCCGAGGCGGCGGGCATGGAAGTGAGCCGCGTGCTGTATATCCGCGATGCAGGGGGATCGCAGGGCAATCGCTATTTCCAGGGCGCGCAGGCGACGGCGGTGGATGCAGCGGGGTATCGCCCGCCGCCCCCGCCGGTCTCGCCGCCGCCGCCGGTCAATTTGCAGGTCAGTCCTGAGAGCATGCAGGAGGGCGGAGCCACCATCATGCCGGGGCAAACGACCAGCGCTGTAACGGTGCAAGTGGACTTCGCCCTCGTCGAGCAGTAA
- the aguB gene encoding N-carbamoylputrescine amidase — MITLKVAALQLALGSEDEAENIAAVSAQVEDAAGKGAQVILPPELFSGPYFCREEKDAFFALARPTADHPSVIAMQRLAKRLGVAIPTSFFERDGHHYYNTLAMIGPDGEIMGTYRKSHIPDGPGYEEKFYFRPGNDGFKVWDVFGARIGIGICWDQWYPETARVLALKGAQVLFYPTAIGSEPKDAEMDTSRMWRRAMIGHAVSNCMPVVAANRIGHEGGEADGTTFYGHSFICDEWGDMLAEYGAKESGVLVAELDLDAARQHRASWGFFRDRRPQLYGRIAEDI; from the coding sequence ATGATAACGCTGAAAGTCGCCGCGCTCCAGCTTGCCCTCGGTAGCGAGGACGAGGCAGAAAACATCGCCGCCGTCTCCGCGCAGGTGGAAGATGCCGCCGGCAAGGGCGCGCAGGTGATCCTGCCGCCGGAGCTGTTCTCCGGCCCCTATTTCTGCCGCGAGGAGAAGGACGCATTCTTCGCGCTCGCCCGACCGACGGCGGATCACCCATCGGTCATCGCCATGCAAAGGCTGGCGAAGCGGCTGGGCGTTGCCATCCCCACCAGCTTTTTCGAGCGCGACGGGCACCATTATTATAACACGCTCGCCATGATCGGACCCGATGGCGAGATCATGGGCACATACCGCAAGAGCCACATTCCCGACGGGCCGGGCTATGAGGAAAAGTTCTATTTCCGCCCCGGCAATGACGGGTTCAAGGTGTGGGACGTTTTCGGCGCGCGCATCGGCATCGGCATTTGCTGGGACCAGTGGTACCCCGAAACGGCGCGCGTGCTGGCCCTGAAAGGCGCGCAGGTGCTGTTCTACCCTACCGCCATCGGCAGCGAGCCGAAGGATGCCGAGATGGATACCAGCCGCATGTGGCGCCGCGCCATGATCGGCCACGCCGTATCCAATTGCATGCCGGTGGTGGCCGCCAACCGTATCGGCCATGAAGGCGGCGAGGCGGACGGCACGACCTTCTACGGCCACAGCTTCATCTGCGACGAATGGGGCGATATGCTGGCCGAATACGGCGCGAAGGAAAGCGGCGTACTGGTCGCCGAACTGGACCTCGATGCCGCACGCCAGCACCGCGCCAGCTGGGGCTTCTTCCGCGACCGCCGCCCGCAGCTTTACGGCCGCATCGCCGAGGATATTTGA
- the folK gene encoding 2-amino-4-hydroxy-6-hydroxymethyldihydropteridine diphosphokinase, with translation MSSAHTYLVALGSNQPSARHGSPRDILAKAADWLDGLGQCLAMAPVIASDPVGPSLRRYANGAALVATDLAPPQMLAALQGIEAEAGRERRGQRWRSRTLDLDIVLWSGGSWSAPGLQIPHPQFRQRSFVLAPASMIAPDWRDPVTGFTLRQLNARLTRNRPAPR, from the coding sequence TTGAGCTCCGCGCATACCTATCTGGTCGCGCTGGGCAGCAACCAGCCATCGGCCCGCCATGGCAGTCCGCGCGACATATTGGCGAAGGCGGCAGACTGGCTGGACGGGCTGGGACAGTGCCTCGCCATGGCACCGGTTATCGCCAGCGATCCCGTCGGCCCTTCGCTGCGCCGCTATGCCAATGGCGCGGCGCTTGTCGCAACGGACCTTGCACCGCCGCAAATGCTAGCCGCTCTCCAGGGCATCGAAGCCGAGGCAGGTCGCGAGCGGCGCGGGCAGCGCTGGCGCTCGCGCACACTCGATCTCGACATCGTGCTGTGGAGCGGCGGCAGCTGGAGCGCACCCGGCCTGCAAATCCCGCACCCGCAATTCCGCCAACGATCTTTCGTGCTCGCCCCGGCCAGCATGATCGCGCCCGACTGGCGCGACCCGGTGACGGGTTTCACGCTGCGGCAACTCAATGCCCGCTTGACCCGCAATCGCCCCGCCCCTAGGTGA
- a CDS encoding DUF2891 domain-containing protein, producing the protein MQLTPDLASRFACTALGHVAREYPNKLDHVMAGDGDARMPRDLHPAFFGSFDWHSCVHSWWMLLRVARLYPDMAEAGQIRALADQTFTEAKLATELAYAQRPQSRGFERPYGWAWLLYLHLEASRADAPWAERLRPLAEHFANGFRDYLSILRHPITTGTHFNTAFALTLALEWAETFDAELAATIRDWSTDHFGERQAYAGWEPGGDEFLSPVLSVALLMGRVLDRDAFADWFARLLPEDGWLETQCKPVKVSDVTDGKMAHLDGLNLSRAWALHRMAGLLGDKPRAARMRDMADAHIAASIDAVDGHYMSAHWLASFALLALEAAENRG; encoded by the coding sequence ATGCAATTGACGCCCGATCTCGCAAGCCGGTTCGCGTGCACGGCACTCGGCCATGTCGCGCGCGAATATCCCAACAAGCTCGACCATGTGATGGCGGGCGATGGCGATGCGCGCATGCCGCGCGATCTGCATCCCGCCTTCTTCGGCAGTTTCGACTGGCATAGCTGCGTGCATAGCTGGTGGATGCTGCTGCGCGTCGCGCGGCTCTATCCCGACATGGCGGAGGCTGGCCAAATCCGCGCATTGGCGGATCAGACTTTTACCGAGGCCAAGCTGGCCACGGAACTCGCCTATGCGCAGCGCCCGCAATCGCGCGGGTTCGAGCGGCCCTATGGCTGGGCATGGCTGCTCTACTTGCACCTTGAAGCGTCGCGTGCCGACGCGCCGTGGGCCGAACGCCTGCGCCCGCTCGCCGAGCATTTCGCGAACGGCTTTCGCGATTACCTTTCGATCCTCCGCCACCCCATCACGACGGGCACGCATTTCAATACCGCCTTCGCGCTGACGCTGGCGCTGGAATGGGCGGAGACGTTCGATGCCGAACTGGCTGCGACGATCCGCGATTGGTCCACCGATCATTTCGGTGAACGGCAAGCCTATGCCGGATGGGAGCCGGGCGGCGACGAGTTCCTCTCGCCCGTGCTCAGCGTCGCGCTGCTGATGGGCCGTGTGCTGGACCGTGATGCCTTCGCCGACTGGTTCGCAAGGCTGCTGCCCGAGGACGGCTGGCTGGAGACGCAATGTAAGCCGGTCAAGGTGTCGGATGTAACCGACGGCAAGATGGCACATCTTGACGGCCTCAATCTCAGCCGTGCCTGGGCGCTGCATCGGATGGCCGGATTGCTTGGCGACAAGCCACGCGCCGCCCGCATGCGCGACATGGCCGACGCGCATATCGCCGCCTCGATCGACGCGGTGGACGGCCACTACATGAGCGCGCACTGGCTCGCCAGCTTCGCGCTGTTGGCGCTGGAAGCGGCGGAAAATCGAGGCTGA
- a CDS encoding hydantoinase B/oxoprolinase family protein, translated as MTGQYRFAIDRGGTFTDVVAETPGGELVTAKLLSSDPGHYDDAASEAVRRVMAKHGAAPIAELRIGTTIATNALLERQGVRLALAITRGHGDALRIGNQARPDIFARHIVKPERLERRVVEIDERVGADGEVLVPLDEDTARRELAGLREDGFDALAIVLLHGWTFTAHEARLAQIARELGFTQISTSHEVSPLMRLEPRGDTSIADAYLSPVIRNYVDALEQRLPDHGALRFMQSNGGLADAHAFRGKDAVLSGPAGGVVGMAITARALGYKKLIGFDMGGTSTDVCHYAGEYERTGDSMVAGIRIAAPMMQIHTVAAGGGSVCRLDGQRLRVGPESAGADPGPACYRKGGPLTVTDCNLVLGRIDPDRFPRVFGPDGDAPLDAEASAARLSEVAEALPEPMAPEALAVAFLALAVDEMANAIRTISTARGQDVSGHALACFGGAGGQFACRVADELGMDTVLVHPLAGMLSAYGIGLAPVVAIRESGVVRPLVEDHDAALAMLKKQVRGDLVSQGIDAESIALIARMRLRFTGSDTALDMPLAPAAKADAHFRQEHRRRFGWSDESAPIILEALSVEGRGESGGLNAEVRADKRGNLSADDTLDGPAMIADPGSTTIVENGWQAKMVDDGSLVLTRIAARRRSLASGTQADPLRLAIFNNLFMAIAEEMGVVLESTASSVNIKERLDFSCALFDASGALIANAPHIPVHLGSMSASIRRVIDNRARSARGIRRGDAYCLNDPYAGGTHLPDVTVVVPVFHDGGADPAAFVAARGHHADIGGIAPGSMPPESRRIEEEGIRLDDVLLVDEGRFCEAELRELLAAGLYPARNPDRNVADCKAQLAACARGADLLADAARDHGVDVVAAFMGHALDHGEAAVRALIGRLDDGAFTYAMDNCAEVQVSVTIDRDARTARFDFTGTSAQLEGNFNAPAAITRAAVLYCLRCLIDDAIPLNDGCLRPVEIVLPPGSMLSPEPPAAVVAGNVETSQVVTDAIFAALGALAPSQGTMNNFTFGDDTRQYYETIAGGSGAGPDFHGCDAVQTHMTNSRLTDPEVLEARLPVRVERFAIRKGSGGRGRHDGGEGVERVIRFLEPMRAQILANRRKIAPAGLAGGGDGAPGETIMRRADGSEIDLGGTGAADMMPGDAIIIRTPGGGGYGAP; from the coding sequence ATGACCGGCCAGTATCGCTTTGCCATCGACCGCGGGGGCACTTTCACCGATGTCGTGGCCGAGACACCGGGCGGCGAGCTGGTGACGGCAAAGCTGCTCTCCAGCGATCCCGGGCACTACGACGATGCCGCGAGCGAGGCGGTGCGCCGCGTGATGGCGAAGCATGGGGCAGCGCCGATTGCCGAGCTGCGTATTGGCACGACCATCGCCACCAATGCCCTGCTGGAGCGGCAGGGCGTGCGTCTGGCGCTGGCAATCACGCGTGGCCACGGCGATGCGCTGCGCATCGGCAACCAGGCGCGGCCCGACATCTTCGCGCGCCATATCGTCAAGCCCGAGAGGCTGGAACGGCGCGTCGTCGAGATCGACGAGCGGGTCGGCGCGGATGGCGAAGTTCTGGTGCCGCTGGACGAGGACACCGCCCGCCGCGAACTGGCAGGGCTGCGCGAAGACGGCTTCGACGCGCTCGCAATCGTCCTGCTGCATGGCTGGACCTTCACCGCGCATGAAGCGCGTCTGGCGCAAATTGCGCGCGAGTTGGGCTTCACCCAGATCAGCACCAGCCACGAAGTCAGCCCGCTCATGCGGCTGGAGCCACGCGGTGATACCAGCATTGCCGACGCCTATCTCTCTCCGGTCATCCGGAACTATGTCGATGCGCTGGAGCAGCGGCTGCCCGATCATGGCGCGCTGCGCTTCATGCAATCGAATGGCGGCTTGGCCGATGCGCATGCCTTCCGCGGCAAGGATGCGGTGCTATCCGGCCCCGCAGGCGGCGTGGTCGGCATGGCCATCACGGCGCGCGCGCTCGGCTACAAGAAGCTGATCGGCTTCGACATGGGCGGCACCAGTACCGATGTGTGCCATTATGCCGGCGAGTATGAGCGCACGGGCGACAGCATGGTTGCCGGCATCCGCATCGCCGCGCCGATGATGCAGATCCACACCGTCGCGGCAGGTGGCGGGTCGGTCTGCCGCTTAGACGGCCAGCGCCTTCGCGTCGGGCCGGAAAGCGCCGGAGCCGATCCCGGCCCCGCCTGCTATCGCAAGGGCGGTCCGCTGACTGTCACCGATTGCAATCTCGTGCTGGGGCGTATCGATCCCGACCGGTTCCCGCGCGTTTTCGGGCCGGATGGCGATGCGCCGCTGGACGCGGAGGCATCGGCTGCGCGCCTTTCCGAAGTGGCAGAGGCGCTGCCCGAACCGATGGCTCCCGAAGCACTGGCGGTGGCGTTCCTCGCTCTCGCCGTGGACGAAATGGCGAATGCCATCCGCACCATCTCCACCGCGCGCGGACAGGATGTGAGCGGGCATGCGCTCGCCTGTTTCGGCGGTGCGGGTGGGCAATTTGCCTGCCGCGTGGCGGACGAGCTGGGGATGGACACCGTGCTCGTGCACCCGCTGGCAGGGATGCTCAGCGCCTACGGCATCGGCCTCGCCCCGGTCGTCGCCATACGCGAAAGCGGCGTGGTGCGCCCGCTGGTGGAAGACCATGACGCGGCGCTGGCTATGCTGAAGAAGCAGGTTCGCGGCGACCTCGTATCGCAGGGGATCGACGCGGAGAGCATCGCCCTGATCGCCCGCATGCGCCTGCGCTTTACCGGCAGCGACACGGCGCTCGACATGCCCTTGGCTCCCGCTGCGAAGGCCGACGCGCATTTCCGCCAGGAGCATCGGCGCCGCTTCGGCTGGTCGGACGAAAGCGCGCCGATCATTCTCGAAGCCCTGAGCGTGGAAGGACGCGGCGAGAGCGGCGGCCTCAACGCCGAAGTCCGGGCCGACAAACGCGGCAACCTTTCCGCTGACGACACGCTGGACGGCCCGGCCATGATCGCCGACCCCGGCTCCACCACGATTGTCGAGAATGGCTGGCAAGCGAAAATGGTCGATGACGGCTCGCTCGTCCTCACCCGCATCGCGGCGCGCAGGCGCAGCCTCGCCAGCGGCACGCAGGCCGACCCGTTGCGGCTCGCGATTTTCAACAATCTCTTCATGGCGATTGCCGAGGAAATGGGCGTGGTGCTGGAAAGCACGGCCAGCTCGGTCAACATCAAGGAGAGGCTCGATTTCTCCTGCGCGCTGTTCGATGCGAGCGGCGCGCTGATCGCCAATGCGCCGCATATCCCGGTGCATCTGGGCAGCATGTCCGCCAGCATCCGCCGCGTGATCGACAACCGCGCCCGCAGCGCGCGCGGCATTCGCCGGGGCGACGCCTATTGCCTCAACGATCCCTATGCGGGCGGCACGCATTTGCCCGATGTGACGGTAGTCGTGCCTGTGTTCCACGACGGCGGGGCGGACCCTGCCGCCTTCGTCGCCGCGCGCGGGCACCATGCCGATATCGGCGGCATCGCGCCCGGATCGATGCCGCCCGAGAGCAGGCGGATCGAGGAGGAAGGCATCCGCCTCGACGATGTGCTGCTGGTGGATGAAGGGCGCTTCTGCGAGGCCGAGCTACGCGAATTGCTCGCCGCCGGTCTCTATCCGGCGCGCAATCCGGATCGCAACGTCGCCGATTGCAAGGCGCAGCTTGCCGCCTGCGCGCGCGGTGCAGATTTGCTGGCAGATGCCGCGCGCGACCACGGCGTGGATGTGGTAGCGGCATTCATGGGGCACGCGCTCGATCATGGCGAAGCTGCCGTGCGCGCGCTGATCGGCAGGCTGGATGACGGCGCATTTACCTATGCGATGGACAATTGCGCCGAGGTGCAGGTGTCCGTCACCATCGACCGCGATGCGCGCACTGCACGGTTCGATTTCACCGGCACCAGCGCCCAGCTGGAAGGCAATTTCAATGCGCCTGCCGCGATCACCCGCGCCGCCGTGCTCTATTGCCTGCGCTGCCTGATCGACGATGCCATCCCGCTCAACGATGGTTGCCTGCGCCCGGTGGAGATCGTGCTGCCGCCCGGCTCCATGCTCTCGCCCGAACCGCCCGCCGCGGTCGTCGCCGGAAATGTCGAGACGAGCCAGGTCGTGACCGATGCGATCTTCGCCGCCCTGGGTGCGCTTGCTCCGTCGCAAGGCACGATGAACAATTTCACCTTCGGCGATGACACGCGGCAATATTACGAGACCATCGCAGGCGGATCGGGCGCGGGGCCGGATTTCCACGGCTGCGACGCAGTGCAGACCCACATGACCAATTCGCGCCTCACCGATCCCGAAGTGCTGGAAGCGCGGCTGCCGGTGCGGGTGGAGCGCTTCGCCATCCGCAAAGGGTCGGGCGGGCGAGGCCGACATGATGGCGGAGAGGGGGTCGAGCGGGTCATCCGCTTTCTCGAACCCATGCGCGCACAAATTCTCGCCAACCGTCGCAAGATTGCGCCTGCCGGGCTGGCGGGTGGCGGCGACGGCGCACCGGGCGAGACGATCATGCGGCGTGCCGACGGAAGCGAGATCGACCTCGGCGGGACGGGCGCGGCGGACATGATGCCGGGGGACGCGATAATCATTCGCACACCGGGCGGCGGCGGGTATGGCGCACCGTGA
- a CDS encoding Crp/Fnr family transcriptional regulator: MTTSEEIGKEVEKFPLTGRFLMGRLRDAMDDSEKQIVESLVEDVADYDGPQTILERGQLSDRSTMLIGGFVLRTIRSGEKRFVVGVQVPGDFVDLHAFALKRLDHDVITIGQAKVGYVPHDRIKSVMDTDPHLARLLWFSTLLDAAIHREWIMKLEQLRAPRRVAHIFCELQQRLEFIGMNVANRIETPLIQADLADMCGTTAIHMNRALRDLREQGLADFQRGKISIPDREELCAFADFNADYLYGEGVLGMRGELDLSQK, encoded by the coding sequence ATGACGACCAGCGAAGAGATCGGGAAAGAAGTCGAGAAATTTCCTCTGACGGGCAGGTTCCTCATGGGCCGCCTGCGCGATGCGATGGACGATAGCGAAAAGCAGATCGTCGAATCGCTGGTGGAAGACGTCGCTGATTACGATGGACCGCAAACCATCCTCGAACGCGGGCAGTTGTCCGACCGGTCGACCATGCTGATCGGAGGGTTCGTTTTGCGCACCATTCGTTCGGGAGAGAAGCGCTTCGTCGTGGGCGTGCAAGTGCCCGGCGATTTCGTGGACCTGCATGCCTTCGCGCTCAAGCGGCTCGATCACGATGTCATCACAATCGGTCAGGCCAAGGTGGGCTATGTGCCGCATGACCGGATAAAGAGTGTGATGGACACCGATCCGCACCTCGCCCGGCTGCTGTGGTTCTCCACCCTGCTGGATGCGGCGATCCACCGCGAATGGATCATGAAGCTGGAACAGCTACGCGCCCCGCGGCGTGTCGCGCATATCTTCTGCGAATTGCAGCAGCGCCTGGAATTTATCGGCATGAATGTCGCCAACCGGATCGAGACGCCGCTGATACAGGCCGACCTCGCTGATATGTGCGGCACCACGGCCATCCATATGAACCGCGCGCTGCGCGATCTGCGCGAGCAGGGGCTGGCCGATTTCCAACGCGGCAAGATCAGCATCCCGGATCGCGAGGAATTGTGCGCGTTTGCCGATTTCAATGCGGATTACCTCTATGGCGAGGGCGTGCTGGGCATGCGCGGCGAGCTCGACCTGTCGCAGAAATAG